A single genomic interval of Terriglobus albidus harbors:
- a CDS encoding type II toxin-antitoxin system death-on-curing family toxin, which translates to MQEPLWIKKPAVLQIHARELSIDGGAPGVRDEGLLESALARPLNTFAYDDQATLFDLAADYAFGIARNHPFVDGNKRTALLACEGFLFLNGYRVVSEKEEKYLMYIWIAAGQISQGEFTDWLKQRATPVK; encoded by the coding sequence ATGCAGGAACCTCTCTGGATCAAGAAGCCGGCAGTCCTGCAGATTCACGCGCGAGAGCTCTCGATCGATGGTGGTGCTCCTGGAGTTCGCGACGAAGGCCTGCTGGAATCGGCATTGGCACGACCGTTGAATACCTTTGCTTATGACGACCAGGCAACTCTGTTCGACCTGGCGGCGGACTATGCCTTCGGCATTGCCCGTAACCACCCGTTCGTGGACGGTAACAAACGCACCGCCTTGTTGGCGTGCGAAGGTTTTCTGTTCTTGAACGGTTACCGCGTCGTCTCGGAGAAAGAAGAAAAGTACCTGATGTACATCTGGATCGCCGCGGGACAGATCAGCCAGGGCGAGTTTACGGACTGGCTGAAACAGCGTGCGACGCCAGTGAAGTAG
- a CDS encoding GNAT family N-acetyltransferase encodes MATEIQVRPVETSDAEAIAEIYGHYVRSSTATFELEPPTVEEIRLRMKVIAEKGLPWLVAEQGGRVVGYAYAGPYRPRAAYRFTLENSVYIHHETAGQGIGRLLMEQLLERCTEWGARQMVAVIGGGDENAASVRLHEKLGFVRVGVLQGVGWKFDRALDSLLMQRGL; translated from the coding sequence ATGGCAACAGAGATACAGGTGCGTCCGGTAGAGACGTCGGACGCAGAGGCGATCGCGGAAATCTACGGGCATTACGTCCGTTCCAGTACGGCGACCTTTGAGCTGGAGCCTCCCACGGTGGAGGAGATTCGACTTCGGATGAAGGTGATTGCTGAGAAGGGCCTGCCCTGGCTGGTAGCAGAGCAGGGAGGACGCGTTGTGGGCTATGCCTACGCCGGGCCGTATCGTCCCCGGGCGGCGTATCGGTTCACCCTTGAGAACTCGGTTTATATCCATCACGAGACTGCAGGACAGGGTATCGGCCGCCTGCTGATGGAGCAGTTGCTGGAGCGCTGTACGGAATGGGGTGCGCGGCAGATGGTGGCGGTGATCGGCGGAGGCGACGAAAATGCCGCCTCCGTGCGGCTACATGAGAAGCTCGGCTTTGTGCGCGTCGGTGTGCTGCAAGGGGTGGGTTGGAAGTTCGACCGCGCGCTGGACAGCTTGTTGATGCAGCGTGGGTTGTAA
- a CDS encoding efflux RND transporter permease subunit: protein MWIVKLALNRPYTFIVLALLILLLSPVMIMRTPTDIFPNINIPVISVAWTYTGLNPEEIEGRLTTPYEKALTTLVDNIQHIESTSYNGGAVVKIFLQPGASLDTANAQVTAGSQYLLRQLPAGILPPQVINFSASSVPILQLGISGEGLSEQVLNDNSTNVIRTQLVTTPGAVIPLPFGGKQRQINIAMDQAAMQSKGIAPGEMLAALAQQNVVTPAGTIKIGTKEYDVIPNGAPRSVEEIAALPIKQVNGTTIYLRDIATVSDGFQVQSNVVRQDGRRGVLISVLKSGDASTLDVVSGTKKLLPRVQTLVPPELKITPLSDQSIFVRGAVQGVIREAVIAAALTGLMILLFLGSWRSTLIIAVSIPLSILTSVIILGLLGETINTMTLGGLALAVGILVDDATVTIENIERFLEEGQGLHESILEGAAQISVPALVSTLCICIVFLPMFFLSGVSRYLFVPLAEAVVFAMLASYVLSRTLVPTLAMYLLKAKSHHGPTATRNPLVLFQRAFERVFESIRSAYHGLLETFVAHRKIFIPSFLGVCLLMFLLIPFLGQDFFPSTDSGQFILHVRAATGTRIEDMARLTDQVEEHIRQEIPADEVGNILDNIGLPYSQINTQHLTNGTIGPYDGDVMVSLKEDHHSTDRYIAHLRRDLPKLFPGTTFYFLPADITTQILNFGLPAPIDIQFEGSDVKQSHELASQLMDELRKDVPGLTDLRIQQPFDYPTLKVNVDRTKALQGGYTSTDVATSLRNTLSGSFQVNPQFFLNWKTGNQYPLVAQTPQYNMDTLAAMQNIPLNRGSLGNAAGRQQETLNNVATIERGTEMGTMSHYNIRRVIDIYGSVQGRDLGAVSRDIERILDQHRKTLPRGTYITLRGQVETMKSSYIGLLGGLVFSIVLVYMLIVVNFQSWVDPFIIITALPAALAGIVLFLFITATRLSVPALMGAIMCMGVATANSILVVSFAKLRYEDHGDAIRAAVEAGFTRFRPVMMTALAMIIGMVPMALGLGDGGEQNAPLGRAVIGGLMCATVATLVFVPTVFALIHGRKPKPTNVPVTESAEALPA, encoded by the coding sequence ATGTGGATCGTCAAGCTTGCTCTGAATCGTCCTTACACCTTCATTGTGCTGGCGCTGCTGATTCTGCTGCTCAGCCCGGTGATGATAATGCGCACGCCGACGGACATCTTCCCGAATATCAATATTCCCGTAATCTCGGTCGCCTGGACCTATACCGGACTGAATCCTGAAGAGATCGAAGGCCGCCTTACCACGCCGTATGAAAAGGCGTTGACTACGCTGGTCGACAACATTCAGCACATCGAGTCCACCAGCTATAACGGTGGTGCGGTGGTCAAGATCTTCCTGCAGCCGGGCGCCAGCCTCGACACAGCCAACGCGCAGGTGACCGCAGGCTCGCAGTACCTGCTGCGCCAGCTTCCCGCCGGCATCCTGCCGCCACAGGTCATCAACTTTTCAGCCTCGAGCGTACCGATTCTGCAGCTCGGCATCAGCGGCGAGGGCCTAAGCGAACAGGTCCTCAACGACAACTCCACTAACGTCATCCGTACCCAGCTTGTCACCACGCCGGGCGCCGTGATTCCTTTGCCCTTCGGCGGAAAGCAGCGCCAGATCAACATCGCCATGGATCAGGCGGCGATGCAGTCCAAAGGCATCGCTCCCGGCGAGATGCTCGCGGCTCTCGCGCAGCAGAACGTCGTCACGCCGGCCGGCACCATCAAGATCGGCACCAAGGAGTACGACGTTATTCCTAATGGAGCGCCGCGCTCGGTAGAAGAGATTGCGGCCCTGCCCATCAAGCAGGTCAACGGCACCACCATCTACCTGCGCGACATCGCGACCGTCAGCGACGGCTTCCAGGTGCAAAGCAACGTCGTGCGTCAGGATGGCCGCCGTGGCGTTCTGATCAGTGTGCTGAAGAGCGGTGATGCCTCTACCCTCGACGTTGTGAGTGGCACCAAGAAGCTGCTGCCGCGTGTACAGACACTGGTTCCACCGGAGCTGAAGATCACGCCGTTGAGCGACCAGTCCATCTTCGTGCGCGGCGCGGTACAGGGTGTGATTCGTGAAGCCGTAATTGCCGCGGCTCTTACCGGCCTGATGATCCTGCTTTTCCTCGGGAGCTGGCGCTCGACGCTGATCATCGCTGTCTCCATTCCGCTCTCGATTCTGACCAGCGTCATCATCCTCGGCCTTCTGGGCGAGACGATCAACACCATGACGCTGGGCGGTCTGGCGCTGGCAGTCGGTATCCTGGTCGACGACGCTACGGTCACCATCGAGAACATCGAGCGCTTCCTCGAAGAAGGACAGGGGCTGCACGAGTCCATCCTTGAAGGTGCGGCACAGATCAGTGTTCCGGCACTGGTCTCTACCCTCTGCATCTGCATCGTGTTTCTGCCGATGTTCTTCCTCAGCGGCGTTTCGCGGTATCTCTTCGTTCCGCTGGCCGAAGCGGTGGTCTTCGCCATGCTGGCCTCCTACGTTCTGTCGAGAACGCTGGTGCCCACGCTGGCCATGTATCTGCTGAAGGCCAAGAGCCATCACGGACCGACCGCAACTCGCAATCCACTGGTTCTGTTCCAGCGCGCCTTCGAGCGTGTCTTCGAGAGCATCCGCAGCGCCTACCATGGCCTGCTCGAAACCTTCGTCGCGCATCGCAAGATCTTCATCCCCAGCTTCCTGGGCGTGTGTCTGCTGATGTTCCTGCTGATTCCCTTCCTCGGCCAGGACTTCTTTCCCTCGACCGATAGCGGCCAGTTCATCCTGCATGTACGCGCCGCAACCGGTACCCGCATCGAAGACATGGCGCGCCTGACCGACCAGGTCGAAGAGCACATCCGCCAGGAGATTCCTGCCGACGAGGTCGGCAACATCCTCGATAACATCGGCCTGCCATACAGCCAGATCAATACACAGCACCTGACCAATGGCACGATCGGTCCTTACGATGGCGATGTGATGGTCTCGCTCAAGGAAGACCACCATTCCACTGACCGTTACATCGCGCATCTTCGCCGTGACCTGCCTAAGCTCTTCCCGGGCACGACCTTTTACTTCCTGCCCGCCGACATCACCACGCAGATCCTGAACTTCGGTCTGCCCGCGCCGATCGATATCCAGTTCGAAGGCAGCGATGTGAAGCAGAGCCACGAACTCGCCTCGCAGTTGATGGATGAGCTGCGCAAAGACGTACCAGGACTGACGGACCTGCGCATTCAGCAGCCCTTCGATTACCCCACGCTGAAGGTGAATGTCGATCGCACCAAGGCGCTGCAGGGCGGCTATACCTCCACCGATGTCGCCACCAGCCTGCGTAATACGCTGAGCGGCAGCTTCCAGGTAAACCCGCAGTTCTTCCTCAACTGGAAGACCGGCAACCAGTACCCGCTGGTCGCCCAGACGCCGCAGTACAACATGGACACGCTGGCGGCAATGCAGAATATCCCGCTGAACCGCGGCTCGCTGGGCAACGCAGCCGGACGTCAGCAGGAAACCCTGAACAATGTGGCCACTATCGAGCGCGGCACCGAGATGGGAACCATGAGCCACTACAACATCCGCCGTGTGATCGACATCTACGGCTCGGTGCAGGGCCGCGATCTCGGTGCGGTAAGCCGCGACATCGAACGTATCCTCGACCAGCACCGCAAGACTCTGCCGCGTGGCACCTACATCACACTGCGCGGACAGGTGGAGACGATGAAGTCCAGTTACATCGGCCTTCTGGGAGGCCTGGTCTTCTCCATCGTTCTGGTCTACATGCTCATCGTGGTGAACTTCCAGAGCTGGGTCGATCCGTTCATCATCATCACGGCGCTGCCCGCCGCCCTTGCCGGTATCGTTCTATTCCTGTTCATCACCGCGACGCGCCTCAGCGTTCCCGCGCTGATGGGCGCCATCATGTGCATGGGCGTTGCTACTGCGAACAGTATCCTTGTGGTCAGCTTTGCCAAGCTGCGCTATGAAGATCACGGCGATGCCATCCGCGCCGCCGTAGAAGCCGGTTTCACCCGCTTCCGTCCCGTCATGATGACCGCACTGGCCA
- a CDS encoding LysR family transcriptional regulator — protein MELRHLRYFVAVADYGGFSRAARRLYVSQSALSEQIADLESELGVQLFDRSRLRTVLTAPGELFLKEARKLLSGADAAIKVARLSASGDLGEIRIGFFTGGVGPNFPRLIQRFRQSHPRVHIALHEMIPALQWKALAEGTIDIAFTRRLEVPYSNFLKSEVLRKDPLYAVLPKNHPLARSIVDIRALSHERFVMCVRETSPSLFDKMIELCSEAGFSPEIVNTANVWSSIVLLVQAGEGIAILPANTLQELPKTGLVFCPLKQKNASIELVMAWSPDRESTVLSHLQQLIREAGGKV, from the coding sequence ATGGAACTGCGTCACCTGCGCTACTTCGTAGCTGTCGCGGATTATGGCGGTTTTTCCCGCGCCGCCCGCCGCCTGTATGTCTCACAGTCGGCGCTCAGCGAACAGATTGCCGACCTTGAGTCGGAGCTCGGTGTACAACTATTTGACCGTTCGCGGCTGCGGACGGTACTCACCGCTCCCGGAGAATTATTTCTGAAGGAGGCGCGCAAGCTGCTCTCCGGCGCCGATGCTGCCATCAAGGTGGCACGGCTGTCAGCCTCGGGTGATCTGGGCGAGATTCGTATCGGGTTCTTTACCGGCGGGGTTGGGCCGAACTTTCCGCGGCTGATCCAGCGCTTCCGGCAGTCACACCCGCGGGTCCATATTGCGCTGCATGAGATGATTCCGGCGCTGCAGTGGAAGGCATTGGCTGAGGGCACGATTGACATTGCCTTTACCCGCCGGCTGGAGGTTCCCTATTCCAACTTCCTGAAGTCCGAGGTGCTACGCAAGGATCCACTCTACGCGGTGCTGCCGAAGAATCATCCCCTGGCGCGGAGTATCGTCGACATCCGCGCGCTCTCGCACGAGCGTTTCGTGATGTGCGTGCGTGAAACCTCGCCATCGCTCTTCGACAAGATGATCGAGCTCTGCTCCGAAGCAGGCTTTTCGCCTGAGATTGTGAACACGGCCAATGTGTGGAGCTCTATCGTGCTGCTGGTACAGGCAGGTGAAGGAATTGCGATTCTGCCGGCGAATACGCTGCAGGAGCTGCCGAAGACCGGACTTGTCTTCTGTCCGCTGAAACAGAAGAATGCATCGATCGAGCTGGTGATGGCCTGGTCGCCGGATCGCGAATCGACGGTGCTGAGCCATCTGCAGCAGCTCATCCGCGAGGCCGGTGGGAAGGTCTAA
- a CDS encoding methyltransferase domain-containing protein — MARKQTAPVVHPFDAKYGTETGGLIPGTKLKTGHMHDRHNTAYHGTAPSLFAQLMERWQNTWTPVPPSDYAFVDVGAGKGRSSFLAARMHFRSVTGVELNPVLAGIAQENIARFAPYAVSPVSIVEGDIMTLPLPAGPLLLYLFNPFSATVLRRLLKRLDSRQATAPTPLDVLYVNDEQRAVLLKHGGLRELWTGDLHLSDEDDEADRATIRRDAHGLYAVEGYERCSIWRWQIDE, encoded by the coding sequence GTGGCACGTAAGCAGACAGCTCCGGTCGTTCATCCCTTCGACGCAAAGTACGGCACCGAGACCGGCGGCCTTATCCCCGGAACGAAGCTCAAGACCGGCCACATGCATGACCGCCACAACACCGCCTACCATGGCACCGCACCCTCGCTCTTCGCGCAATTGATGGAGCGCTGGCAGAACACCTGGACTCCCGTGCCGCCCAGCGACTACGCCTTTGTCGATGTCGGCGCCGGAAAAGGCCGCTCCTCTTTTCTGGCCGCTCGCATGCACTTCCGCAGCGTGACCGGTGTCGAACTGAACCCGGTCCTGGCAGGAATCGCGCAGGAGAACATCGCCCGCTTCGCGCCGTACGCCGTCTCCCCCGTCAGCATCGTGGAGGGCGACATCATGACCCTGCCGCTGCCTGCCGGACCATTGCTGCTCTATCTCTTCAACCCCTTCAGCGCCACTGTGCTTCGGCGCCTTCTCAAACGGCTGGACTCCCGGCAGGCCACCGCTCCTACGCCGCTTGACGTTCTCTACGTGAACGACGAGCAGCGCGCCGTTCTGCTGAAACATGGCGGACTGCGCGAGCTGTGGACCGGCGACCTGCACCTCTCCGACGAGGATGACGAGGCCGATCGCGCGACCATCCGCCGCGACGCACATGGGCTTTATGCCGTGGAAGGCTACGAGCGCTGCAGCATCTGGAGATGGCAGATAGACGAGTAG
- a CDS encoding CHAD domain-containing protein: MARPIQALREQATALEAALAVCAANPRKKAVHRLRTCTRRIEAQLELLMQLRDLPSYRTQATAFRRAVKSIRKLAGQVRDLDVLQQMLQGLRLPQHNHRQKLLKAIEDRRQKRADDLKQDLEQHIPKVAKAIEELFTALKPAEDLALPLRQLLPLADTWYQRRTRSMKAVREDDLHTIRKMAKVARYIAETGLPAKQATTVAARYNRLQQSGGHWHDALLLTRMARKELGKKDPLTKLTSERAKTHHNSFVRLLSAA; this comes from the coding sequence ATGGCACGACCGATCCAGGCACTCCGCGAGCAAGCCACTGCACTGGAAGCCGCACTAGCTGTGTGCGCGGCGAACCCACGAAAGAAGGCCGTGCACCGTCTTCGCACGTGCACACGGCGCATTGAGGCACAGCTTGAACTGCTGATGCAGTTGAGAGATCTACCGTCCTACCGCACGCAGGCTACCGCATTCCGGCGTGCGGTGAAATCCATCCGAAAGCTGGCTGGGCAGGTACGCGATCTGGACGTGCTGCAACAGATGCTACAAGGGTTGCGCCTACCGCAGCACAATCATCGTCAGAAACTGCTCAAGGCGATTGAAGACCGCCGTCAGAAGCGCGCTGACGATTTGAAACAGGACCTGGAGCAACACATTCCAAAGGTGGCGAAAGCAATCGAAGAGCTCTTCACCGCGCTTAAACCGGCTGAAGATCTGGCGCTACCGCTCAGACAACTTCTGCCTCTGGCAGATACCTGGTACCAGCGGCGCACACGCAGCATGAAAGCCGTCCGCGAAGACGACCTGCATACCATTCGTAAGATGGCCAAAGTCGCACGCTACATTGCTGAAACCGGACTTCCGGCCAAGCAGGCTACTACCGTCGCCGCCCGCTATAACCGCCTGCAGCAGAGCGGCGGGCACTGGCACGATGCGCTGCTGCTGACACGCATGGCACGGAAAGAACTGGGGAAAAAAGATCCCCTCACAAAGCTGACAAGTGAGCGCGCAAAGACCCATCACAACAGCTTCGTTCGCCTGCTTAGCGCCGCCTGA
- a CDS encoding AbrB/MazE/SpoVT family DNA-binding domain-containing protein produces the protein MNILHSIRCPKSPDRRSAQSYNFCYTHSMATTIKITAIGNSAGIILPKETLARLHVEKGDVLYLTETADGIQLTPYDEEFARQIEAMETVMRENRDVLRRLAE, from the coding sequence ATGAACATCCTCCACAGCATCCGATGCCCGAAGTCGCCCGATCGACGCAGCGCACAGAGTTATAACTTTTGTTATACTCACTCTATGGCCACCACCATCAAGATCACTGCGATCGGCAATTCGGCAGGAATCATCCTGCCCAAGGAGACGCTCGCTCGTCTGCACGTCGAAAAGGGCGACGTTCTCTATCTCACGGAGACTGCCGACGGAATCCAACTCACGCCGTACGATGAAGAGTTCGCACGGCAGATCGAGGCAATGGAAACCGTGATGCGCGAGAACCGTGACGTGCTTCGCCGTTTAGCTGAGTAG